Genomic DNA from Setaria italica strain Yugu1 chromosome V, Setaria_italica_v2.0, whole genome shotgun sequence:
cggcggcggacgtggCGGCGCTCCCGGGGCTCAACACCCTGGGCGTGTCCATGGCGCGCACCGACTACGCGCCGTGGGGCGGGGTGAGCCCGCCGCACGCGCACCCGCGCGCCACCGAGATCCTCTTCGTCGTCGAGGGCACCCTCGAGGTGGGCTTCGTCACCGCGGCGGGGAACCGGCTCCTCACCCGCACCGTCGCGAAGGGCGGGGTGTTCGTGTTCCCGCGCGGCCTCCTGCACTTCCAGCGCAGCGTCGGGGCGGCGCCCGCCGTGGCGGTGTCGGCGTTCGACAGCCAGATGCCCGGCACGCagacggccgccgcggcgctgttcggcgccgcgccggcggtgcCCACGGACGTGCTGGCGCGGGCGTTCCAGACCGACGGCGGGGTCGTGGAGAGCATCAAGTCCAAGTTCCCTGACGCCGTGTGAATTTTGTGACGTGGTTCGtcgaaaaaaaaatttgtgacGTGCAGACGTGGCGTGAGCTCAATCCATCCGTCCGTGGGCAACCCAACGTAACTGGGCAGATTGGCGCGCCCGTTCAGGAAACAAAATGTTTGTGGCTTTTATCTTGCGTCAATTTGTCAAGGTAACTGTATTCTTTTTTGTCTAAAGTGATCAATCATAGAAGACGCAGTCGAGTCTTTAATTTCGATCCCACTCCAAATCAATTACCTGTTtctgtttcatcaaaaaaatcAACCACCTGCATCCGCAACCAGAGCAGCAagcgcggctgcgcgggcggcAGCAGAGAGGCCTGCACGGCCCCGAGCTGGCggcagcgagccagcgagggCCCATAGATTCATCAAAGCCCATAGATCACCAACAGAAAGCCCACGTCGAATCAGCCAGCGCCCCCTCGGTTTCTCATCTTGATTTTCACCCAACCTGCCGCCGTGTGGCCCCACAAAAATACAGCGGGCCCAGTAGGCCTAGTTAGATGGCGCCCAACAATCAAAAAACACCCACACAGATTCATTCAAAGCCCATAGATCACCAACAAAAGGCCCACCTCGGTCGGTTTCTCATCTCGATTTTCGCCCAACCCAGCAGCCACCGTGGGCCCCGCAAAAATACAGCGGGTCCAGCCCCCAGCTACCATGCATACCAGATCCGATCCGTTAACCGCGGACGCCACTTGCCCCCACAATCTTGCCCGGTAGTTACGCTTCCGCCCGAGGCCGCCTCCAATCGCATCACGCGCcgtcctccccttcctctcctccctcctcgtcgcctccgcctcctcccaaTCTCCGCTCCAATTCCGGCCACTCCCACCCAACGAATCCCGCGGTCActgcgccggcgacgaggcctgcaccctccccctctctcccccATGGTGGAGGCCGAGCCCTAACCCTAGCACGCTCGCaatggacgccgccgcggccgcggccgcgcgccgcaAGCTCGGCGGCTACCTCCGCGCCGTCCTGTCCGTGGACGTGGCCGGGGCCGCGTCCATCCCGCCGCTCTCCCGGTGCACCCTCTCCGCCTGCGGGGCCGTGCCCCTCGCGCCGCTCCCCGACGAGGGCACCACGCCTCGGTCCAAGTGGAGGGCgtcagcaggcggcggcggcggcagcgtcgtgCGCATGCTCAGGACGCTCGTGGCCAACCGGTGCGTGGAGGTGGAGGGCACGCTGCTGCGGGTCGTGACCAGGAGCGCGGGGGTAGGGGAcggcgtggtggtggaggcgaggGCGGTGGTGTTAATTGACGTCTACCTGCCCGTCGCAGCCTGGTCCGGCTGGCAGTTCCCGCGCTCCcgcaccgcggccgccgcggtctTCAAGCACGTCAGGTGCGTGTCGGTTATTTAGCGCCTCAACGTTTTGTAGCGGTGGAATTTTGTCGCACATTGCTGTCTCTGGATATTGGGCGGCATGTCTGCGTTTCTGAGACGAATTTTGGAGCGTTGTGGGCGTAGCTGTTAATGATATTATTATCATTTGGATGGTTTTTGTGGACGTTACACTCTGATGTGCAAGCTTGATAGTTTACTGCTTGTGTTGCCTTTAGTATCTGAAGATTAGAATTGCAATCCGTTTGTTTTAGGAAATTAATTTTCAATCCTGTTCCATCGTCTGCTATGTTTCCTTTCTGGGACTTTCTGTAAATCTTAATTAGGAGTACTAGCCACCAAGTTCCCGTACATCGCTGACAGGTTTACAGCAATGGTTGAAATTTGGAGAGCTGGCCATAGGAAATCTGAATGGAGAAGTGCAGAGGGAATCTAATCATGAACAATAAAATGCTTTCCTCCAACTAGGAACGGAGGTGACAATGCATGAGCTTATACCTGAAGTATCGACCGAAGGCTAGTGGCGGACACCTCGTAGGCTGCCTTCATTCTGCCATAAACCACAGGACAACTCCAGTGAGCAACAGGGGACTTTGGGCATGTTTCGATGTCGCACACAGAATTAGACAGGGGTGCAGGAAGCGCCCCCCACCCCACCTTGCCACGGCATGCCATGCCATGGTGATGATCCTGCCTTCAGCGGAGCACAAGCAGAAGGTGCTATGCAGGCAAGGGGTGCAAGGGCCATGTCTGAGGTGGGGGCGATAACAATTGAGAGGAGAGCATGGGAAAAGAATGGATTAAGCTTGCTAGTGTAGATGATTTGTTATGTTTATAATTGTGTGTGTAATCAGATGTAATTTTCAGAGGATTGGAACAAATTTGAAACACAGAATCTGTCCATTCCAAGAATGCCCAATATGCCTAGCACCTTGCTAACAAAAGTTTTTTATATAATGCCATGTTCCAGGACTGATGCTGTTTATATCAAGACAGAAATTATTATTCCTTTTTGTTGTCTGGAGTTTCTTTTCCAAAAACAAAACGTTGAGTTATTGGGCATATCCCTGGGGCGAAAAAATCTGGGAGGTACATTTAGTAAATTATCCGAGCATTTCAATTTTTCCCTGCATTCCCTAGCCCCTGATCCTTCAGATCTTTTAAAAGGCTATTTGTTCAGCTTCCCTTCTAACTATGTGATGGAACCTTGTAATAGGTTTCAAATTCGTGGCATTTTCACTCCTTGCGTTATTAATGTCAGTGCGTCTGCTGTTAATAGATATGCTTATTTTTCCCATATTAAGTCCCTATTTAATGCTCAAATTTCCTGTCCCATAGGTAATAACCATGCATCTGTGAATTTGAGTGAAATTGCAAAGTTTGTGGATCTTTTCATTTGTTATTTCCAAAAAGGTGACTTCTTATTCTGCTTCAAACAGCTTTAATTGTCGAGCCTATGAGTTGGGCAATGTGACAACTATTTGTTATCTCAGTAATATTTCACGTGTTGCCACCTTTCTCCTAGACTaatatctctttttttttgtcagttGCAACTGGGATGCTAGGAAAGCTTTGCTTGCTTTCGACTGGGCTGCACATGATGGTCCACACTGTGATGACCATTGCATTTGGAGCTGCACCGATTGTCACGTACTTGGTTGCGAGGACCATCAGATAGCGTCAATATCAAATAAAGAGAAGTCATTTGACTTGCACGAAATCTTTAAAACCCTCCCTGGTGTTAGGATGGAGAAGGGCATGCAGACGGAAAGAATAATACCAGATGCAGAAACACTGGAACTGGGTATTTGGTCTGTCCCTGATGATGTATTGAATAAAGTACTGATTCTACTTAAACCCAGGGATTTGATAAGAGTGGCAGCAACTTGTCATCATCTAAGGAGTCTTGCTGCCTCTATTATGCCTTGCATGAAGCTTAAGCTTTTTCCTCATCAAGAGGCCGCTGTTGAATGGATGTTGAGGCGAGAGCAGAACACGCAAGTCCTGGCGCATCCTCTGTACAAGGATTTCTGCACTGAGGATGGTTTCCCTTTCTACATAAATGTTACCTCTGGTGAAGTATCTACTGGAAATTCTCCAACCATAAATGATTTCCGTGGAGGTATGTTTTGTGATGAACCTGGGTTAGGGAAGACAGTAACAACGCTGTCTCTTATTCTAAAAACGCATGGAACACTTGCATACCCTCCTCAAGGCGTGGATGTGAGTTGGTGCATGCATAAGCCAGATAAAAAATATGGATATTATGAATTAAGTCCCAGTTGCTCTTCTAATAGAAACAGCTCTTCGTCTGTGTCAAAAAAGCTTTTGAGGGAGGATGTGACAACAGATGATCCATGTTCTAGTGGACTATCGCATGATGATGATCCTGTGTGCAGTACCAGATCTTCAAGAAAGAGAGGCAGGTTACTGAGCCCTGATCCAACTAAGGTCATGTTTCATGCTACGAGTGAGAAGTCTCCATCGTCATCGCACAGCAAAGTGCATCCAACACCAGCAACTCATGTACTGAAGTTCACTAAAAATTCTAGACAAGTTAGGAAAAACCTCATGGATGCATACAGCAATGGATCAGTTGGCAATAAAAGGAAGAGAGGCACCACCTCTGAAACAAATGAGACCTGGGTTCAGTGTGATGCTTGCAGAAAGTGGCGAAGGTTATCAGATGCAACAGTTCTTGATTCTACCACAGCATGGTTTTGCACTATGAACACTGATCCAACACGGCAGAAATGCACTGCCCCAGAGGAATCATGGGATTTTGTGAAAAAGATAACCAATTTGCCAGGATTTTACAAGAAAAACTCTTTGCCTGGAAATGAGGAAAATGTGTCGTTTTTCACAAACATATTGAAAGATAATGTTGCTATGATCAATTCAGAAACCAAGAAGGCTTTGATATGGTTAGCAAAACTTTCTCCTTCAAAACTTGTGGAGATGGAATTGGTTGGTTTGACTCGCCCAGTTCTAGATACACGTGCAACTACAGGCAAGGGTGCCCGTCCATATTACAAGATATTTCAAGCATTTGGTCTTGTGAGAAAGATTGAGAAAGGTGTGACTCGGTGGTACTATCCCCCTATGCTTGACGATTTAGCTTTTGATTCAGCTGCacttggagttgctcttgaaAAACCGCTGGATTCTACTAGGTTTTATTTATCTAGGGCTACCTTGATAGTGGTACCTGCTAACTTAATTGATCACTGGACAACACAGATACAGCGTCATGTGTCCTCGGACACCCTTAATGTTTTTGTGTGGGGAGACCACAAGAAGCCATCTGCTCACAACCTTGCTTGGGACTATGACATTGTCATAACCACATTCAGCAGACTAAGTGCAGAATGGGGTCCACAGAAGAGAAGTGCACTAAAGCACGTCCACTGGTTCAGGGTTATACTGGATGAAGGGCACACATTAGGTTCGAGCCTTGCCCTGACGAACAAATTACAGATGGCTGTCGCTTTGGTTGCATCAAATAGGTGGATATTAACTGGTACACCTACACCAAATACACCAACTAGTCAGGTTGCTCATCTTCACCCCATGCTTAAGTTTCTTCATGATGAAGTTTACGGTCAAAACTACCAGTCGTGGGACTCTGGAATCCATAGGCCTTTTGAGGCGCAAATGGAAGAGGGACGAGTTCGTCTTGTGCAGCTGCTTCAGAGGACTATGATTAGTGCAAGAAAAGCTGATCTGAAAAATATTCCTCCTTGCATAAAGAAGATAACCTTCCTAGACTTCAATGAGGGGCATGCAAAAAGCTACAATGAACTGGTGGTTACTATTCG
This window encodes:
- the LOC101781916 gene encoding germin-like protein 1-4 translates to MAHKLPAIILLGTLAVLLSFAAPPLVHVVAGDPDMLQDICVADYKSLQGPLRVNGFPCKPEGNVTADDFFFGGLAKAADVYTGNPMGSATTAADVAALPGLNTLGVSMARTDYAPWGGVSPPHAHPRATEILFVVEGTLEVGFVTAAGNRLLTRTVAKGGVFVFPRGLLHFQRSVGAAPAVAVSAFDSQMPGTQTAAAALFGAAPAVPTDVLARAFQTDGGVVESIKSKFPDAV
- the LOC101782318 gene encoding F-box protein At3g54460 isoform X1; amino-acid sequence: MDAAAAAAARRKLGGYLRAVLSVDVAGAASIPPLSRCTLSACGAVPLAPLPDEGTTPRSKWRASAGGGGGSVVRMLRTLVANRCVEVEGTLLRVVTRSAGVGDGVVVEARAVVLIDVYLPVAAWSGWQFPRSRTAAAAVFKHVSCNWDARKALLAFDWAAHDGPHCDDHCIWSCTDCHVLGCEDHQIASISNKEKSFDLHEIFKTLPGVRMEKGMQTERIIPDAETLELGIWSVPDDVLNKVLILLKPRDLIRVAATCHHLRSLAASIMPCMKLKLFPHQEAAVEWMLRREQNTQVLAHPLYKDFCTEDGFPFYINVTSGEVSTGNSPTINDFRGGMFCDEPGLGKTVTTLSLILKTHGTLAYPPQGVDVSWCMHKPDKKYGYYELSPSCSSNRNSSSSVSKKLLREDVTTDDPCSSGLSHDDDPVCSTRSSRKRGRLLSPDPTKVMFHATSEKSPSSSHSKVHPTPATHVLKFTKNSRQVRKNLMDAYSNGSVGNKRKRGTTSETNETWVQCDACRKWRRLSDATVLDSTTAWFCTMNTDPTRQKCTAPEESWDFVKKITNLPGFYKKNSLPGNEENVSFFTNILKDNVAMINSETKKALIWLAKLSPSKLVEMELVGLTRPVLDTRATTGKGARPYYKIFQAFGLVRKIEKGVTRWYYPPMLDDLAFDSAALGVALEKPLDSTRFYLSRATLIVVPANLIDHWTTQIQRHVSSDTLNVFVWGDHKKPSAHNLAWDYDIVITTFSRLSAEWGPQKRSALKHVHWFRVILDEGHTLGSSLALTNKLQMAVALVASNRWILTGTPTPNTPTSQVAHLHPMLKFLHDEVYGQNYQSWDSGIHRPFEAQMEEGRVRLVQLLQRTMISARKADLKNIPPCIKKITFLDFNEGHAKSYNELVVTIRRNILMADWNDPSHVESLLNPKQWKFRATTIKNVRLSCCVAGHIKVAEAGQDIQETMDDLVKLGLDPSSDEYQFIRIALLNGASCFRCKVWCRLPIITPCQHILCLDCVALDSEKCTLPGCGNHYEMQTPAVRLENPKPKWPVPKDLIELQPSYKQDDWDPDWQSTSSSKVSYLVDKLISLRETYMNHGNNITNSAGHANALSCQPQAMLDKVIIFSQFLEHIHVIEQQLTIAGITYAGMYSPMPLGSKRSALTKFQEDPTCMALVMDGTAALGLDLSFVTHVFLMEPIWDRSMEEQVISRAHRMGATRPILVETLAMRGTIEEQMLKLLQDSSACRKMVNKGISSTENEGGRPHRSLHDFAESSYLAQLSFV
- the LOC101782318 gene encoding F-box protein At3g54460 isoform X2, translated to MEKGMQTERIIPDAETLELGIWSVPDDVLNKVLILLKPRDLIRVAATCHHLRSLAASIMPCMKLKLFPHQEAAVEWMLRREQNTQVLAHPLYKDFCTEDGFPFYINVTSGEVSTGNSPTINDFRGGMFCDEPGLGKTVTTLSLILKTHGTLAYPPQGVDVSWCMHKPDKKYGYYELSPSCSSNRNSSSSVSKKLLREDVTTDDPCSSGLSHDDDPVCSTRSSRKRGRLLSPDPTKVMFHATSEKSPSSSHSKVHPTPATHVLKFTKNSRQVRKNLMDAYSNGSVGNKRKRGTTSETNETWVQCDACRKWRRLSDATVLDSTTAWFCTMNTDPTRQKCTAPEESWDFVKKITNLPGFYKKNSLPGNEENVSFFTNILKDNVAMINSETKKALIWLAKLSPSKLVEMELVGLTRPVLDTRATTGKGARPYYKIFQAFGLVRKIEKGVTRWYYPPMLDDLAFDSAALGVALEKPLDSTRFYLSRATLIVVPANLIDHWTTQIQRHVSSDTLNVFVWGDHKKPSAHNLAWDYDIVITTFSRLSAEWGPQKRSALKHVHWFRVILDEGHTLGSSLALTNKLQMAVALVASNRWILTGTPTPNTPTSQVAHLHPMLKFLHDEVYGQNYQSWDSGIHRPFEAQMEEGRVRLVQLLQRTMISARKADLKNIPPCIKKITFLDFNEGHAKSYNELVVTIRRNILMADWNDPSHVESLLNPKQWKFRATTIKNVRLSCCVAGHIKVAEAGQDIQETMDDLVKLGLDPSSDEYQFIRIALLNGASCFRCKVWCRLPIITPCQHILCLDCVALDSEKCTLPGCGNHYEMQTPAVRLENPKPKWPVPKDLIELQPSYKQDDWDPDWQSTSSSKVSYLVDKLISLRETYMNHGNNITNSAGHANALSCQPQAMLDKVIIFSQFLEHIHVIEQQLTIAGITYAGMYSPMPLGSKRSALTKFQEDPTCMALVMDGTAALGLDLSFVTHVFLMEPIWDRSMEEQVISRAHRMGATRPILVETLAMRGTIEEQMLKLLQDSSACRKMVNKGISSTENEGGRPHRSLHDFAESSYLAQLSFV